From Medicago truncatula cultivar Jemalong A17 chromosome 7, MtrunA17r5.0-ANR, whole genome shotgun sequence, a single genomic window includes:
- the LOC25499508 gene encoding dihydroneopterin aldolase 2 — translation MDALIGGDKLILKGLTFFGFHGAIKEENTLGQKFVVDIDAWMDLKPAGISDHLSHTFSYAEIYLIAKEVIEGPALNLLESVAQKIAISTLTIHKEISAVRVKIGKPHVAIQGPVDYLGVEILRRRSDLAD, via the exons ATGGATGCGTTAATAGGTGGAGATAAACTGATTCTTAAGGGATTAACATTCTTTGGTTTTCATGGAGCAATAAAGGAAGAAAATACCCTTGGACAGAAGTTTGTTGTAGATATAGATGCTTGGATGGATCTTAAACCAGCTGGAATTTCTGATCATTTATCTCATACTTTCAGTTACGCTGAAATATATCT CATAGCTAAGGAAGTTATTGAAGGACCAGCTCTAAACCTTCTGGAATCAGTGGCCCAAAAAATTGCAATCTCTACTTTGACTATTCACAAAGAGATATCTGCTGTTCGTGTGAAGATTGGAAAGCCTCATGTGGCTATTCAGGGTCCGGTTGATTACTTGGGCGTTGAGATTCTGAGACGCAGAAGCGATTTGGCAGACTAG
- the LOC25499506 gene encoding dihydroneopterin aldolase 2, whose amino-acid sequence MEGYDAVISGDKLILKGLIFYGFHGARPEERTLGQKFFVDVDAWMDLKPAGKSDNLSHTFNYVEIYRIAKEVVEGTPQNLLESMAQKIAISTLTICKEISAVRVKVGKPHVPILGPVDYLGVEILRRRSDLTD is encoded by the exons ATGGAAGGTTATGATGCAGTGATATCAGGAGACAAACTGATTCTGAAGGGATTGATTTTCTATGGTTTTCATGGAGCAAGACCCGAAGAAAGGACGCTGGGGCAGAAGTTTTTTGTAGATGTTGATGCTTGGATGGATCTCAAACCAGCTGGAAAATCTGATAACTTGTCTCATACTTTTAATTACGTTGAAATATATCG TATAGCTAAGGAAGTTGTGGAAGGAACACCTCAAAACCTTCTGGAGTCGATGGCCCAAAAAATTGCAATCTCTACTTTGACAATTTGCAAAGAGATATCTGCAGTTCGTGTGAAGGTTGGAAAGCCTCATGTGCCGATTCTAGGTCCGGTTGATTACTTAGGCGTTGAGATTCTGAGACGCAGAAGTGATTTGACAGACTAA
- the LOC25499505 gene encoding ubiquitin carboxyl-terminal hydrolase 8, which produces MTRLTEKLRLSFYIPTRFLSLLSLSSTLHLCNSIARFLHSQTLLPFFFSMDNNLFSDNVDDFSDDLDSSSYSLRLNRRLPDSDHLDFALDRVYLLPYRWWIDAEGEGDRVEGVLYTVCSNDDSESEILLHLKKEEDSEKIKSLEAGFLGRHYALVPEGVWLRALKRYNDFNNAAKDFVRLFYAEDCLPDLFPLQLRIFVSWETSSLVAKISEKENVPEFYKKACDIFNSAYDSLYIWDFSGQTTQLLLNDKPRVPNDSSGQPGKEVLLELQVHGLADSMKGSQSNGMVTDRSQMECTSNGDPVTMNGSTGAVIPYVTANNYFQGSSYRAVRSLGLTGLHNLGNTCFMNSAIQCLAHTPKLVDFFLGDYRREINYENPLGMNGELALSFGDLLRQLWVPGASPLAPKMFKMKLANFAPQFSGYMQHDSQELLAFLLDGLHEDLNRVKRKPYHEVKDADGRPDGEVAEEYWRNHLARNDSIVVDSFQGQFRSTLICPFCKKVSITFDPFMYLSLPLPSTTTRTMTVTVISTDGVTLPSAITVTVPESGTLKDLIGALAASCSLRDDETLLVAEIYTNKIFRVLEDKSDSLADIRDLDKLVAYRVQKYTEDSPVVVFRHELVVEIYKGRFDSKIFGSPLVARVSGISCGDDLRREFLNLMNPFLMQNSEETKDEYDKDEDVDGDDTKKLNEVDELGETDNSEAIESDAVSNSGAEDDIHLWTDFEFYLLLPGRGGTYKITSKEPLPAAMLSGNLEVAVVWSDKMLKKYDMSLLDPLPQVFRPQLITKRTQESISIYKCLEAFLREEPLGPEDMWYCPTCKEHQQATKKLDLWRLPEILVVHLKRFSYNRFFKNKLETFVDFPTNDLDLSTFVAHQTCPSPNCYMLYAIICHYGGLGGGHYTAFVRYGHDKWYEFDDSRVAPADEETIKTPAAYVLFYKKVQMKTKTLGSAV; this is translated from the exons ATGACCCGATTGACGGAGAAGCTCCGTTTGTCGTTCTACATACCGACCcgttttctctctcttctttctctctcctctactCTCCATCTCTGCAACTCCATTGCTCGTTTTCTACACTCCCAAACCCTACTacctttcttcttctccatggACAATAATCTCTTCTCCGATAACGTTGATGACTTCTCCGATGACTTAGATTCATCctcttactccctccgtcttaaCCGTCGCTTACCCGACTCCGATCACCTGGATTTCGCACTTGATAGGGTTTACCTTCTCCCCTACAG gtgGTGGATTGATGCAGAAGGTGAAGGTGATCGTGTGGAAGGTGTTTTGTATACAGTTTGTTCGAATGACGATTCCGAGTCTGAGATTTTGCTTCATCTGAAGAAGGAAGAGGATTCTGAGAAGATTAAGAGTTTGGAGGCAGGGTTTTTGGGGCGGCATTATGCTTTGGTTCCTGAAGGTGTTTGGTTGCGTGCTCTCAAACG GTATAATGATTTTAATAATGCAGCGAAAGATTTTGTGAGACTCTTCTATGCAGAGGATTGTTTACCAGATTTGTTCCCTTTGCAACTTAGGATATTTGTTTCATGGGAAACCAGTTCACTGGTAGCAAAGATAAGCGAAAAG GAAAATGTGCCTGAATTCTACAAGAAAGCTTGTGACATTTTCAATTCTGCATATGACTCA TTGTATATTTGGGACTTCTCTGGGCAGACTACCCAGCTTTTACTAAATGACAAACCTAGGGTGCCAAACGATTCTTCCGGTCAACCTGGAAAAGAG GTTCTTTTGGAGTTACAAGTTCATGGACTTGCAGATTCAATGAAGGGTAGTCAGAGCAATGGGATGGTTACAGATAGGTCTCAGATGGAATGTACTTCTAACGGAGACCCTGTTACGATGAACGGAAGCACCGGCGCTGTTATCCCCTATGTAACAGCAAACAACTATTTTCAAGGCAGTAGCTATAGAGCAGTTCGATCTTTAGGCTTGACAGGATTACATAATCTTGGAAATACCTGTTTTATGAATAGTGCCATTCAGTGTTTGGCTCACACCCCAAAACTTGTTGATTTTTTCCTTGGAGATTATCGTAGAGAGATAAATTATGAAAATCCCTTGGGAATGAAT ggAGAACTTGCTTTATCTTTTGGAGATTTACTTAGACAGCTGTGGGTTCCTGGAGCATCACCTTTGGCACCAAAAATGTTCAAGATGAAACTGGCTAACTTTGCTCCTCAGTTCAGTGGTTATATGCAACACGATTCTCAA GAACTGCTTGCTTTTTTGTTGGATGGACTACATGAAGACCTTAATCGTGTAAAACGCAAGCCATATCATGAAGTTAAGGATGCAGATGGTCGTCCAGATGGAGAAGTGGCAGAAGAGTATTGGCGAAATCACCTTGCTCGCAATGACTCAATAGTAGTTGATTCGTTCCAA GGTCAGTTCCGGTCAACATTGATTTGCCCTTTTTGCAAGAAGGTTTCTATCACCTTTGACCCTTTTATGTACCTGTCTCTGCCATTGCCTTCTACAACGACACGAACAATGACTGTAACTGTCATCAGCACTGATGGGGTCACATTGCCTTCTGCAATTACCGTAACAGTGCCGGAAAGTGGAACACTTAAGGATCTAATTGGGGCCTTAGCTGCTTCTTGTTCTCTGAGAGATGATGAAACCCTCTTGGTGGCTGAG ATTTACACGAATAAGATTTTTCGGGTATTGGAGGACAAATCTGACTCATTAGCTGATATCAGAGATCTAGACAAACTTGTCGCTTACCGAGTGCAGAAGTATACTGAAGATAGCCCTGTGGTTGTTTTCAGGCATGAACTTGTGGTGGAAAT TTACAAGGGGAGGTTTGATAGTAAAATCTTTGGTTCTCCACTTGTAGCAAGGGTGTCCGGTATTTCTTGCGGAGATGATCTTCGTAGGGAGTTTCTAAATTTAATGAATCCATTTCTGATGCAAAACTCTGAAGAAACAAAAGACGAGTATGACAAGGATGAGGATGTTGATGGTGATGATACTAAAAAACTAAATGAAGTTGATGAATTAGGCGAAACTGATAACTCTGAAGCAATAGAAAGTGATGCAGTGTCGAATAGCGGTGCAGAGGATGACATACATTTGTGGACCGACTTCGAATTCTATTTATTACTTCCTGGGAGAGGTGGGACTTATAAGATAACATCGAAAGAACCATTACCTGCCGCAATGTTGTCCGGAAATCTGGAGGTAGCTGTCGTATGGTCAGATAAGATGCTTAAAAAGTATGACATGAGCCTGCTTGATCCATTGCCTCAGGTTTTCAGGCCCCAATTAATCACCAAGAGAACACAAGAATCAATATCTATTTACAAGTGCCTTGAAGCCTTCTTGAGAGAGGAACCTCTTGGGCCAGAAGACATGTG GTACTGTCCTACCTGCAAAGAACATCAGCAAGCAACTAAAAAGTTGGACCTTTGGAGATTGCCTGAAATTCTTGTTGTTCATTTGAAGAGGTTCTCATACAACCGATTTTTCAAGAATAAGCTGGAAACTTTCGTTGACTTTCCAACTAATGATCTGGATTTGTCAACCTTTGTCGCTCACCAGACTTGTCCATCTCCAAACTGTTATATGTTATATGCAATTATTTGTCACTATGGCGGGTTAGGAGGAGGTCACTATACAGCGTTTGTCCGT TATGGCCATGATAAATGGTATGAGTTTGATGATAGCAGGGTTGCCCCTGCTGATGAGGAGACAATAAAGACTCCTGCTGCTTATGTTCTTTTCTACAAGAAAGTTCAGATGAAGACGAAAACCTTAGGTTCAGCTGTGTAA